In Clostridium sp. DL-VIII, the following proteins share a genomic window:
- a CDS encoding LacI family DNA-binding transcriptional regulator — protein sequence MDKVKISDIAKELGTSTISVSRALSGQAGVGEELRNKILNKAKEMGYFKAKNNEDIKILVLHQKPFVHDTSNYSLKVQGIEKAIQKIGCEYDLEFVDKDHQEELYMPYKIQKGSSFDGIIFIGRFNSEYVNFISSKIKNQVFYTGYSPSFDCDSVWYNFNNGGYKQCEYLIRKGHTRIGFLGNSSVYKNKEKVLGITSALEDYELPIRNEFFIYEENFEEKILSLLNSKDAPTAIICQWDYTAIKLIKFLYENGIKVPDDISIVGSGNTEMSSLSIPALSTLELNIDYACEIAVSLLLKRIANTEKPYENITINSVLVERESVKNI from the coding sequence ATGGATAAAGTAAAAATTTCAGATATAGCTAAGGAACTTGGTACATCGACCATCTCTGTAAGCAGAGCACTTTCAGGACAGGCAGGAGTTGGCGAGGAATTAAGAAATAAAATCTTAAATAAAGCAAAGGAGATGGGATATTTTAAGGCTAAAAATAATGAGGATATTAAAATTTTAGTACTTCATCAAAAACCATTTGTGCACGATACAAGTAACTATAGTCTTAAAGTTCAGGGGATTGAAAAAGCAATACAAAAAATAGGCTGCGAATATGACCTGGAATTTGTAGACAAAGATCATCAAGAGGAACTTTATATGCCATATAAGATTCAAAAAGGAAGTAGTTTTGATGGAATCATTTTTATTGGAAGATTTAATAGTGAATATGTAAATTTTATTTCAAGTAAGATAAAGAACCAAGTCTTTTATACGGGTTATTCACCTTCTTTTGATTGTGATAGTGTTTGGTATAACTTTAATAATGGCGGTTATAAGCAATGTGAATACTTAATTAGAAAGGGACATACAAGAATTGGATTTTTAGGAAATAGCAGTGTGTATAAAAACAAGGAAAAGGTACTTGGAATAACATCAGCACTAGAGGATTATGAACTACCAATAAGAAATGAATTTTTTATTTATGAAGAAAATTTTGAAGAAAAGATTCTGAGCTTGCTTAATAGTAAGGATGCGCCAACAGCAATAATTTGTCAGTGGGATTATACAGCAATAAAATTGATAAAATTCTTATATGAGAATGGTATAAAAGTACCAGATGATATATCGATTGTTGGCAGTGGCAATACGGAAATGTCGTCATTATCTATACCTGCACTATCGACTTTGGAGCTTAATATTGATTATGCATGTGAAATTGCAGTATCGCTACTATTAAAGAGAATTGCAAATACTGAGAAGCCTTATGAAAATATCACAATAAATAGTGTTTTGGTAGAGAGAGAATCGGTAAAGAATATATAA
- a CDS encoding MarR family winged helix-turn-helix transcriptional regulator, whose protein sequence is MNQREEYSSPNNELIQKQADEIMDIFKDIKKSMGCKFEKCAKQYGFTVPQMGVIFHLNDVPSITLNELSEHMGLTKSTVSGIIDRLTKQGVVTREIPKDNRRTVKLCISEEFKKNTDICSMRKKFMGDFIADAIRKTNPEEVEKMIYGLKQFCILLQNKD, encoded by the coding sequence ATGAATCAACGGGAGGAGTACTCGTCTCCGAATAATGAGTTAATCCAAAAACAAGCAGATGAGATAATGGATATATTTAAAGATATAAAGAAATCCATGGGGTGTAAATTTGAAAAGTGTGCAAAGCAATATGGATTTACAGTTCCGCAAATGGGAGTTATATTTCATTTAAATGATGTACCATCAATAACTCTTAATGAGTTAAGCGAGCATATGGGACTTACAAAAAGTACAGTTTCAGGCATAATAGATCGTCTGACTAAACAGGGTGTTGTTACGAGAGAGATACCTAAGGATAATAGAAGAACTGTGAAGCTATGCATATCAGAAGAATTCAAAAAAAACACGGATATATGCTCTATGAGGAAGAAGTTTATGGGGGATTTTATAGCCGATGCCATAAGAAAAACCAATCCGGAAGAAGTAGAAAAGATGATATATGGATTAAAGCAATTTTGTATATTATTACAGAATAAGGATTGA
- a CDS encoding DHA2 family efflux MFS transporter permease subunit, with product MGESNNESLASSWLALGVVIIGTFMSILDSSIVNIALPKMMAVFGVSLDDIKWVLTAYTLALGAIIPLTGYLQEILGAKRIYVFALAMFTVGSMLCGISWSNTSMIVFRIIQAIGGGMIMPVGMSIIYQIFPREKIGLALGFWGIAAMAAPAIGPTLGGYIIEKMDWRLIFNVNVPVGIVGVILATILLKGSERKPFKAFDIIGFLSSTIGLVSVLYVLGEGSSIDWSKLENPILMTLGCLSLVLFVANELTHPSPLLDLRVFKLFEFSISQIITSVLTLAMMGGVYVLPLFLQNVRGYTAMQSGLIMLPGALVMGVMMPVSGNLMNKVGVKALVVPGLIILAGASYELALAINMNSSKESIVILNCIRSVGIGLSMMPISTSGMNVVPSHLISRASALSNTIRQIASSVSVTLMSTIIQGRNDYNYAKLAEQINVYNKTSNDTINTFARAFMGTGMDPNTAKASALSYIGKMIQGQAYTDAMAYSVMVTVVIIFLAIFLALFMGSKKTPKKENKEGEKNESTGGVLVSE from the coding sequence ATGGGAGAGAGTAATAATGAGTCATTAGCAAGTAGTTGGTTAGCATTAGGTGTAGTTATAATAGGTACTTTTATGTCTATACTTGATAGTAGTATAGTAAATATTGCTCTTCCTAAAATGATGGCTGTTTTTGGAGTATCTTTAGATGATATAAAGTGGGTATTGACGGCTTATACTTTAGCACTCGGTGCTATTATACCTCTTACAGGATATTTACAGGAAATTTTAGGAGCTAAGAGAATATATGTATTCGCTTTGGCTATGTTTACAGTTGGTTCTATGCTTTGTGGTATCTCTTGGAGCAATACTAGTATGATAGTATTTCGTATAATCCAAGCCATTGGTGGAGGAATGATAATGCCAGTAGGAATGTCCATAATATATCAAATATTCCCTAGAGAAAAAATAGGATTAGCTCTTGGCTTCTGGGGGATAGCAGCTATGGCGGCTCCTGCTATAGGACCAACATTAGGTGGATATATTATTGAGAAGATGGACTGGAGACTTATTTTTAATGTTAATGTTCCAGTTGGAATAGTTGGAGTAATATTAGCTACGATTTTATTAAAAGGTTCAGAAAGGAAGCCGTTTAAGGCTTTTGATATAATTGGATTCTTATCGTCCACTATAGGTCTAGTAAGTGTATTATATGTTCTTGGTGAAGGATCATCAATTGACTGGTCAAAACTTGAGAATCCAATCTTGATGACTCTTGGATGTCTAAGTTTAGTACTATTTGTTGCAAATGAATTAACTCATCCAAGTCCACTTTTAGATTTAAGAGTATTTAAGCTGTTTGAATTCTCAATAAGTCAGATTATAACAAGTGTCTTAACATTGGCGATGATGGGAGGAGTCTATGTATTACCTCTATTCTTGCAAAATGTAAGAGGGTATACAGCTATGCAATCTGGATTAATCATGTTACCTGGAGCTTTAGTAATGGGAGTAATGATGCCGGTAAGCGGTAATCTTATGAATAAAGTTGGAGTAAAGGCTCTGGTTGTACCTGGACTTATAATACTTGCTGGAGCTTCATATGAGCTTGCACTTGCTATAAATATGAATTCTAGTAAAGAAAGCATAGTTATCCTTAATTGCATAAGATCTGTTGGAATTGGATTAAGTATGATGCCAATAAGTACTAGTGGAATGAATGTAGTACCAAGTCATTTAATCAGCAGAGCATCAGCTCTTTCTAATACAATAAGGCAGATAGCAAGTTCAGTTAGTGTTACATTAATGTCTACTATTATACAAGGAAGAAATGATTATAATTATGCAAAACTAGCAGAACAAATTAATGTATATAATAAAACATCTAATGATACAATAAATACATTCGCAAGAGCATTTATGGGCACAGGAATGGATCCAAATACTGCTAAAGCGTCTGCGTTATCATATATAGGAAAGATGATTCAAGGGCAGGCATATACAGATGCTATGGCTTATTCGGTTATGGTGACTGTTGTTATAATATTTCTAGCTATATTTTTAGCTTTATTTATGGGTTCAAAGAAAACACCTAAGAAGGAAAATAAGGAAGGTGAAAAAAATGAATCAACGGGAGGAGTACTCGTCTCCGAATAA
- a CDS encoding efflux RND transporter periplasmic adaptor subunit, whose translation MNGKRKMLIIGILIAIVVALGSIGFYYWYENTYYVSTEDAKINADFVNVIPQISGKLLELNVDEGDVVTKNEILARQDMNGLPDTSVEQSLVRAPMDGIVVKKQGEVGEIFSNSQALFTLVDPKEIYITANIEETKLSGVKVGQPVDISIDQFGSEKFKGKVKTIGEISNSAISLLPSSTSGTFTKVVQKVPVKISIDDSGEKILPGTNAVIKIHIK comes from the coding sequence ATGAATGGAAAACGTAAAATGTTAATTATTGGAATTTTAATAGCGATTGTAGTAGCATTAGGTAGTATAGGTTTTTATTATTGGTATGAAAATACATATTATGTTTCTACAGAAGACGCAAAAATTAATGCAGATTTTGTAAATGTAATTCCACAAATTTCAGGTAAGTTATTAGAGCTTAACGTTGATGAAGGAGATGTAGTTACAAAAAATGAAATACTGGCTCGTCAGGATATGAATGGTCTTCCAGATACAAGTGTAGAACAGTCTTTAGTTAGAGCGCCTATGGATGGTATAGTAGTAAAAAAGCAAGGCGAGGTTGGGGAAATTTTTTCAAATAGTCAAGCGTTATTTACTCTAGTAGATCCTAAAGAGATATATATAACTGCTAATATAGAAGAAACAAAGCTTTCAGGAGTAAAAGTTGGACAACCAGTTGATATAAGTATAGATCAATTTGGATCAGAAAAGTTTAAGGGAAAAGTTAAAACTATAGGCGAGATATCCAATTCAGCTATATCGCTGTTACCATCATCAACAAGTGGTACCTTTACAAAGGTAGTACAAAAAGTACCAGTAAAAATCTCGATTGATGATTCTGGTGAAAAGATTCTTCCAGGAACTAATGCAGTTATTAAAATTCATATTAAATAA
- a CDS encoding efflux RND transporter periplasmic adaptor subunit, protein MKKTMLVCLVAAMILSGCSSAANTTGTKTNSQITAQTTTDEQVKVKYIMAGKIDSNDQVNIASKISARVSEVLVDVGSNVNAGDVIVKLDTTDLQSQVNQAQAAVNTANASLVNAMNSTRPEQIEQAQAALDSANKSYDIAKKNYDRTKSLVDAGAATQQQLETADQQLSAAEAQQKSSQDQLKMLQDGATETSIDVFKAQVEQAQAALKTAQTALDNATITSPISGKVTAKSINVGEMASPGAALASISDPNALVVNAYVPLEIANQLKEGSDVTVRVSEVGDTEFEGKIAVINSKLNSQSNNVLVKVSLSDPNSLLKPGMFAEIGLKE, encoded by the coding sequence ATGAAAAAGACTATGTTAGTTTGTTTAGTTGCGGCGATGATACTTAGTGGATGCAGTTCGGCTGCCAATACCACAGGTACAAAAACTAACTCACAAATTACTGCGCAAACAACAACAGATGAGCAGGTTAAGGTTAAATATATTATGGCTGGTAAAATTGACTCAAATGATCAGGTAAACATAGCCTCAAAAATTTCAGCAAGGGTTTCAGAGGTATTAGTTGATGTTGGTTCAAATGTAAATGCAGGAGATGTAATTGTTAAATTAGATACAACAGATTTACAATCCCAAGTAAATCAGGCACAGGCAGCGGTAAATACTGCAAATGCGAGTTTGGTTAATGCAATGAATAGTACAAGACCAGAACAAATTGAACAAGCACAGGCAGCCTTAGATAGTGCAAATAAAAGTTACGATATTGCAAAAAAGAACTATGATCGTACGAAATCTTTAGTAGATGCAGGCGCGGCTACACAACAGCAGCTTGAAACTGCTGATCAACAGCTTTCAGCTGCAGAAGCTCAACAAAAATCATCTCAAGATCAATTGAAGATGCTGCAAGATGGTGCAACAGAAACTAGTATTGATGTTTTTAAAGCACAAGTAGAACAAGCACAAGCAGCTTTAAAAACTGCCCAAACCGCTTTAGATAATGCAACTATCACATCACCAATTTCAGGGAAGGTTACTGCTAAAAGTATTAATGTAGGTGAGATGGCATCGCCAGGGGCAGCTCTTGCTTCAATATCTGATCCCAATGCACTAGTAGTAAATGCATACGTGCCTTTAGAGATTGCAAATCAATTAAAAGAGGGAAGCGATGTGACTGTTAGAGTATCGGAAGTAGGAGATACTGAATTTGAAGGGAAAATAGCAGTTATAAATTCAAAATTAAATTCCCAAAGTAATAATGTTTTAGTCAAGGTAAGTTTATCAGATCCAAATTCATTATTAAAACCTGGTATGTTTGCAGAAATTGGACTAAAGGAATAA
- a CDS encoding class I SAM-dependent methyltransferase — protein MNSREYFDNVALNWNKMRSEYFKDEVKEKIIQKLDVRNKVIGDLGCGTGFISLGLAEQNPSIVFAIDQSLNMLRELKKEITKQNFNNVYPIKSTLDELVLFDESLDAITINMALHHIINPNKSIKEMHRVLKKGGKIVISDVYKHNGEWAKEEMHDEWLGFSENEIKEWLKDANFKEIEIEDTELKAIGISSEGDYTKTGIFLATAIK, from the coding sequence ATGAATTCAAGAGAATACTTTGATAACGTAGCATTAAATTGGAATAAAATGCGGAGTGAATACTTTAAGGATGAAGTAAAAGAAAAAATAATACAGAAGTTAGATGTGAGAAATAAAGTGATAGGAGATTTAGGGTGTGGAACAGGATTTATTTCATTAGGACTTGCAGAACAAAATCCAAGTATTGTTTTTGCAATAGATCAGTCGTTGAATATGCTTAGAGAATTAAAGAAGGAAATAACTAAACAAAATTTTAATAATGTGTATCCAATAAAATCTACATTAGATGAGTTGGTTTTATTTGATGAGTCATTAGATGCGATAACTATAAATATGGCTCTTCATCATATAATAAATCCTAATAAGAGCATAAAAGAGATGCATAGAGTATTGAAAAAAGGAGGGAAAATAGTAATTTCAGATGTTTATAAGCATAACGGTGAATGGGCTAAAGAAGAAATGCATGATGAATGGCTTGGATTTAGTGAAAATGAAATAAAGGAATGGCTCAAAGATGCTAATTTTAAAGAAATTGAGATAGAAGATACAGAATTAAAGGCAATAGGGATATCGAGTGAAGGAGATTACACAAAGACAGGTATATTCTTGGCTACAGCAATAAAATAA
- a CDS encoding HAMP domain-containing sensor histidine kinase, whose protein sequence is MKTIKTKMSIIFLILMVSLILSGILLNSVFLQSYYIYKNRGNLVSISQKIKEEYASSKGNNYEYADSVQNVDNINTIIIDKNYNMKYNSLYSKSADEEKGLTKEIKKSISDYEKKISKKKYVYYIDEKDNEQRTKLVFISQINDNDFIILKKSFKSIHESVVIANEFYIIAGFIVIFIGTIFILIFSNKITKPIIEMSKVAENISNLKFDKVVKVNSEDEIGRLGDSINKISEKLNKSIDELKKDVQRKKELIRNMSHELKTPIGIIKGYSEGLKYGVVNDKEKMDKYCTILAEECDRMDALIKELLDYSMIEGGMTELNLTTFDIYEFLTKIEERFRPIFDEKNIDFNLDCMKNYKVCADEDMLEKAVNNFITNAINHVSRKRLINVTCGKKEDKIRISVFNTGDNIPEKEMCKIWDVCYKVDKARSRKYGGHGIGLSLVKLIVQLHGGMACVENVTEGVIFYIELPGSDF, encoded by the coding sequence ATGAAAACAATTAAAACAAAAATGTCTATAATTTTTTTGATACTTATGGTTTCTTTAATTTTAAGTGGAATACTTTTAAATTCGGTATTCTTACAATCATATTATATTTATAAGAATAGAGGAAATTTAGTATCAATAAGTCAAAAAATCAAAGAAGAATATGCTAGCAGTAAAGGTAATAACTATGAATATGCTGATAGCGTACAAAATGTAGATAATATAAATACCATAATTATTGATAAAAATTATAATATGAAATATAATTCGCTTTACTCAAAATCCGCTGATGAAGAAAAAGGATTAACTAAAGAAATAAAAAAAAGCATTTCAGACTATGAGAAAAAAATTTCAAAAAAGAAATATGTTTATTATATTGATGAAAAGGATAATGAGCAAAGAACAAAATTGGTTTTTATTTCTCAAATAAATGATAATGACTTTATTATTTTAAAAAAATCTTTTAAAAGTATACATGAAAGCGTTGTAATAGCAAATGAGTTTTATATAATAGCAGGATTTATAGTGATATTTATTGGTACGATATTTATACTTATTTTCTCTAATAAAATTACGAAACCAATTATAGAGATGAGTAAAGTTGCAGAAAATATATCTAATCTTAAGTTTGATAAGGTTGTAAAAGTAAATTCAGAAGATGAAATTGGAAGGTTGGGGGATAGTATAAATAAAATTTCTGAAAAGTTGAATAAAAGCATAGATGAGTTAAAGAAAGATGTGCAAAGGAAAAAAGAACTTATAAGAAATATGTCTCATGAATTAAAAACACCAATAGGAATAATTAAAGGATATTCAGAAGGCTTAAAATATGGAGTGGTTAATGATAAAGAAAAAATGGATAAATACTGTACAATTTTAGCAGAAGAATGTGATAGAATGGATGCGCTAATTAAAGAACTTTTAGACTATTCTATGATTGAAGGTGGAATGACTGAGTTAAATCTAACGACTTTCGATATTTATGAATTTTTAACTAAAATTGAGGAACGCTTTAGGCCGATATTTGATGAAAAAAATATTGATTTCAACTTAGATTGTATGAAAAATTACAAAGTTTGTGCAGATGAAGATATGCTTGAAAAAGCTGTTAATAACTTTATTACAAATGCAATTAATCATGTATCAAGGAAAAGATTAATCAATGTAACTTGTGGAAAAAAAGAGGATAAAATAAGAATAAGTGTTTTTAATACGGGAGATAATATACCGGAAAAAGAGATGTGCAAAATCTGGGATGTGTGTTATAAAGTAGATAAAGCAAGGTCAAGAAAATATGGAGGACATGGAATTGGTTTATCATTAGTAAAATTAATAGTGCAATTACATGGTGGAATGGCCTGTGTGGAAAATGTAACTGAAGGTGTCATTTTTTATATTGAATTACCTGGCTCTGATTTTTAA
- a CDS encoding response regulator transcription factor, producing MNIKILIAEDDNIFRDLVCDIVKKEGYLPIEAGDGKEAIDIFFSSSDIDLIILDVMMPVYDGWEVLNEIREHSDVPVIMLTALGDEKHEVLGLKKGADDYISKPFSYEVFIARLNNIVKKIRKNYSNEINIGGIKINQETHKVTIGDEEIKLNPKEYSLLNFLVKNTNKVLIREQILDKVWGYDFEGDIRTIDTHIKTLRAKLLTRGNCIKTVRGSGYMFEVEEYENN from the coding sequence ATGAATATAAAGATTCTAATAGCAGAAGATGATAATATATTTAGAGATCTTGTTTGCGATATAGTAAAAAAAGAAGGATATCTTCCAATCGAAGCGGGTGATGGAAAAGAAGCAATTGACATATTTTTTAGTTCTAGTGATATTGATTTGATAATACTAGATGTAATGATGCCTGTATATGATGGTTGGGAAGTACTTAACGAAATTAGGGAGCATTCTGATGTGCCGGTAATTATGCTGACAGCATTAGGAGATGAAAAACATGAAGTCTTGGGATTGAAAAAGGGCGCGGATGATTATATTTCAAAACCATTTAGTTACGAGGTGTTTATTGCGCGTCTTAATAATATAGTGAAGAAGATAAGAAAGAATTATTCTAATGAAATAAACATAGGAGGAATAAAGATAAATCAGGAGACGCATAAGGTAACAATAGGTGACGAGGAAATTAAGTTAAATCCTAAGGAATACAGTCTTCTAAATTTTTTGGTTAAGAATACCAATAAAGTATTAATAAGAGAGCAAATATTGGATAAAGTATGGGGGTATGATTTTGAAGGAGATATAAGAACTATCGATACTCATATAAAAACGTTAAGAGCAAAACTTTTAACTCGAGGGAATTGTATAAAAACAGTAAGAGGAAGTGGATATATGTTTGAGGTAGAAGAATATGAAAACAATTAA
- a CDS encoding peptidoglycan binding domain-containing protein, with translation MRKKRQNKRNKLVSGVMISLCCLAAMYLGVALYSVNHFNLGTKINGVNVGGKSVDEAQKELSSQMQSYKLELDERGDTKEEVKGTDIGLKYDLDKIKDIKKDQNPFTWISTIFKKNDSATPEIISYDEDLLNKSINNLSCVNTKKVTNPQNASFEYKDGSFEIVDEVLGNKINKDSLHDNIADAVLSGKTSISLDTDNSYENPKYTSKSQKTLDTKDLLNKYAGLTITYDSNDKKEVVDGSTIHNWLSVNDDLDVTFDENKVRSYVDKLAGIYNTFGNTRNFVTATQKTVQVSGGNYGWIVDKSKEVKDLIEAIKGGQDVTKEPAYAQKAFVKGSNDVGNTYVEVNLTKQHEWFYKNGALVVEGDVVTGNVSNNTGTPAGTYVLNYKEKNATLKGEDYVSPVEYWMPFNGNIGIHDASWRSTFGGNIYMSSGSHGCVNSIPGVAKTIFENIEPGTPIVVYNE, from the coding sequence ATGAGAAAAAAAAGGCAAAATAAACGTAATAAACTCGTATCTGGAGTTATGATTTCTCTTTGTTGTTTAGCTGCTATGTATTTGGGAGTAGCACTTTATTCAGTTAATCACTTTAATTTAGGAACCAAAATTAATGGTGTTAATGTGGGGGGGAAAAGTGTTGATGAAGCCCAGAAAGAACTATCTTCTCAGATGCAGAGTTATAAACTCGAATTAGATGAACGAGGAGATACAAAGGAAGAAGTCAAAGGTACAGATATTGGGCTTAAATATGATCTAGATAAGATTAAGGACATAAAAAAAGATCAAAATCCTTTCACATGGATTTCTACGATTTTTAAGAAAAATGATTCTGCGACACCTGAAATAATTTCATATGATGAAGATTTATTAAATAAATCAATTAATAATTTATCTTGTGTTAATACTAAAAAGGTGACTAATCCTCAAAATGCAAGTTTTGAATATAAAGATGGAAGCTTTGAAATTGTAGATGAGGTTTTGGGGAATAAAATAAATAAAGATTCGTTACACGATAATATAGCAGATGCTGTACTTAGTGGAAAGACGTCCATAAGCTTAGATACAGATAATAGTTACGAGAATCCTAAATATACTTCAAAATCACAGAAAACTTTAGATACTAAAGATCTTCTTAATAAATATGCAGGATTAACTATTACTTATGATTCTAATGATAAGAAAGAGGTCGTAGATGGTTCTACAATACATAATTGGCTTAGCGTTAATGATGATTTAGATGTTACATTTGACGAAAATAAGGTTAGGAGTTATGTAGACAAATTGGCTGGAATTTACAATACCTTTGGAAATACAAGAAATTTTGTGACAGCTACACAAAAAACAGTACAAGTAAGTGGTGGAAATTATGGATGGATTGTAGATAAATCTAAAGAGGTTAAGGATTTAATAGAAGCCATAAAAGGCGGACAAGATGTAACAAAGGAACCAGCCTATGCACAAAAAGCATTTGTTAAAGGCAGTAATGATGTTGGAAATACATATGTAGAAGTAAATCTAACAAAGCAGCATGAATGGTTTTATAAAAATGGAGCTTTAGTTGTAGAAGGGGATGTTGTTACAGGTAATGTAAGCAATAATACAGGAACACCAGCAGGTACCTATGTTTTGAATTACAAAGAGAAAAATGCAACTTTAAAAGGTGAGGATTACGTCTCACCAGTAGAATATTGGATGCCTTTTAATGGGAATATTGGAATTCATGATGCAAGCTGGAGATCTACATTTGGTGGGAATATTTATATGTCAAGTGGTTCCCATGGTTGCGTAAATTCAATACCTGGTGTAGCTAAAACAATATTTGAAAATATTGAGCCAGGAACTCCAATTGTAGTATATAATGAGTAA
- a CDS encoding NAD(P)/FAD-dependent oxidoreductase, with the protein MATETDFIQPDNPTDEERYEMLRMTLQKAKRMEDFYNIVELLSPPKDITTIVEPGSCKGIKVGIIGGGVAGLASAFELRKAGFDITIFETEEKRIGGRIYTHYFDEDKRLYGELGAMRIPVDHESTWHYINTFKLKTRPFIQDNKNAFIYIRNKRTRNDPEGKSVMENIYPEFNLTPRERNTPWQKLISDALASNLYKINPTIRKELLQVKKEYSLTIQYLGDFRIRKVLEKMGLSEGAIELISGLAPFLGGFYYNSYSENLIEEYTVDYAYRYEIVGGTLNLPLSFYNSLMSKSPKEYSSIQENDLGTVNWKNGKTVLGIYKKNPNQVILEFKDEKSSEILSETFDFVICAIPFSSLRNVEIYPMFSTGKMQAIKEVFYTSSQKTIFLCNERFWEKGDERERIIGGGSNTDLPIETIWYPRNNNNGYEQKVSTGRKYDFSNEPGVLLASYNLTQDAIRVGNLGEKARFEEIKRQVEAVHGLPRGYLDSVVEDFKTVDWNREKGFYGGFCYFMPEQQRLFSYAMAKPEYDNKVYFAGEHISLTHGWIEGSLSTGMQAANDIAEYCKSK; encoded by the coding sequence TTGGCTACAGAAACTGATTTTATACAGCCAGATAACCCAACGGATGAAGAGAGATACGAAATGTTAAGAATGACTTTGCAAAAAGCAAAGCGAATGGAGGATTTCTACAATATAGTAGAATTACTTAGTCCACCAAAAGACATTACAACAATTGTTGAACCTGGAAGCTGTAAAGGAATTAAAGTTGGAATAATAGGTGGAGGAGTTGCAGGACTTGCATCAGCCTTTGAACTTAGAAAGGCAGGTTTTGATATTACAATTTTTGAAACTGAAGAGAAACGTATTGGAGGAAGAATTTATACACATTATTTTGATGAAGATAAGAGACTTTATGGAGAGCTTGGAGCTATGCGCATACCTGTAGATCATGAAAGTACATGGCATTATATAAATACATTTAAATTGAAGACCAGGCCATTTATTCAAGATAATAAAAATGCATTTATTTATATAAGAAATAAACGGACCAGAAATGATCCGGAAGGAAAAAGTGTAATGGAAAATATTTATCCGGAATTTAATTTGACCCCAAGAGAAAGAAATACACCATGGCAAAAACTTATTTCAGATGCATTAGCAAGCAATTTATATAAGATAAATCCAACTATAAGAAAAGAATTGTTACAGGTGAAAAAAGAATATTCTTTAACTATTCAATATTTAGGCGATTTTAGAATACGAAAAGTCCTAGAAAAAATGGGATTAAGCGAAGGTGCTATAGAGTTAATTTCAGGATTAGCTCCTTTCCTTGGAGGTTTTTATTATAATAGTTATTCTGAAAACCTAATTGAAGAATATACTGTGGATTATGCTTATAGATATGAAATAGTTGGGGGAACGCTTAATTTACCACTTTCTTTTTATAATTCATTAATGTCTAAATCACCCAAGGAATACAGTAGTATCCAGGAAAATGATTTGGGAACAGTGAATTGGAAGAATGGAAAAACAGTACTTGGTATTTATAAGAAAAATCCTAATCAAGTTATTCTGGAATTTAAAGATGAAAAATCTTCAGAAATATTAAGTGAAACTTTTGATTTTGTTATTTGTGCAATTCCATTTTCAAGTCTTAGAAACGTAGAAATATATCCTATGTTTAGTACAGGAAAAATGCAAGCAATAAAGGAAGTTTTTTATACATCATCACAAAAGACTATATTCTTATGTAACGAACGGTTTTGGGAAAAAGGTGATGAAAGAGAAAGAATAATTGGAGGAGGATCTAACACGGATTTGCCTATTGAAACTATATGGTATCCTAGAAATAATAATAATGGATATGAGCAGAAAGTTTCAACTGGAAGAAAATATGATTTTAGTAATGAACCTGGAGTTTTGTTAGCATCTTATAATTTGACTCAAGATGCTATACGAGTTGGAAATTTAGGTGAAAAAGCTCGTTTTGAGGAAATAAAGAGGCAAGTTGAAGCTGTACATGGCTTACCAAGAGGATACTTGGATTCAGTAGTAGAGGATTTTAAAACAGTTGATTGGAATAGAGAAAAAGGTTTCTATGGTGGATTTTGTTATTTTATGCCAGAGCAGCAAAGACTTTTTTCATATGCAATGGCTAAGCCAGAATATGACAATAAGGTCTATTTTGCAGGAGAGCATATTTCATTAACACATGGCTGGATAGAAGGATCTTTAAGCACAGGAATGCAGGCAGCCAATGATATAGCGGAGTATTGTAAAAGTAAGTGA